Genomic DNA from Cloeon dipterum chromosome 3, ieCloDipt1.1, whole genome shotgun sequence:
TTGTTGTACCACAGGCCGGGACCCAGCTGGAACGAGGCATCCGCATTTTTAGACCAATCATAGTGCGGGTACGCCAGCCAGTGGTGCTGTTCCACCTGTCCCACGTCCACTAAGACGCTTTCCAGCAGCTCACGACTAGGTTTTTCAGCGGAGAAAACCTGGATGTGACGAAAAACGGATggtgtttgaattaaattggtgTTAATTGCGCAAATATGGCCGCCGAAGGAGAATggcggaaaatttaaaaattcgacgagcagaaaattgtttgaaattagacgcaaatttttaataacacgaaattaaatttttttaaatggtagCCCTCTTTAATGACTATTGTATGTACCAAAAACCTctagttttgtttatttttcaataatttaaaaataaaaaatgtcttatttttctaaataaaataaaataattatttttttgtaaatttaatttttaaaaccttcttTTACCTTGTAGACAGGTTTGTCAGGTGTGCGGCCGTCCACAGGCCAGACCCTGCTGATCGAATTGAACCAGGCAGGACCGACAGCAATCACGTCGGACACTGGACGGCCAAAGTAGCTTGAGTTGACCGCCGAGGCCTCGATCAGGGTCACCCAGATGCCCTCCATGGGTCGTACGCTGGCTTGCATGTTTGACGGCAGCTCAAGAGTCCCGTCAAAAGGTGCTGCCACCACCACAGCATCGTATGTGTCCgaaactaataaataaaaaataaataaaaacattgtaattaaaacctgttgcttgaaaaaaaaatcagcaagatAAAATACGATTTATATACGAAATTGAAGCTggagaaattggaaaaatgaccATAATTAAACTGTTGATACACTGGAAAATTGGCCGACggtaatttaaactaataaaataacaggaataattttaaagttcaatAACTgtccaaaaacaattttaatatgcaattttcttgtgaataaaaatgacaagatATTTCTCTAACCTAAAGCTTGagttttaacagaaaaaaactcgccttttaaaatattatttcacaaggaagaagatacaattattttttttttcaatcccCCCTTCAAGGagaacaaaaattagcaatttaataagaaaaaatcctACCTTGTTCCCAGTGAAGCAAATAGCGTTCATCCTGGCTCCTCTCAATCTTCCTGACCTTATGCGGAATGAGAAAAGCATCGGCAGCGGCAAGCAAGGCGTACGGCAGGCGCTTGTTGCCTCCATCGATGGCCCAGAGGCCGCCCTCAGAGCCGGCCAGCGAGACGAAAGTCACGAATTTGGTTGCATTTGCAGAGTACTGTCCGTAATCGCACCTGAGCGCTGCGCCAACTATTTCGCGCATGAACTCGGTGGAGAGGTCCTCGATGGTGTCTGCAGAGGCCTGCGTCATCGCCGGAAAGGTCGGGGACATGACGGACAGAAGCTCGGACAAATTGGTGAAGCAACCGCCGCTTTCCTGAATGTCGTAGATCCTGAAGGACGAAAATTATCAAGTTCAGGAGGGGGGAAATGGAGGGGAGCTAATCAGAGCTTTGCTTTCCCCACTCCTAATTTTAAAGGACATGTTgccaaaaataatgtaatttttggtttaaacaAACCTGTCAAAGTGTCCCAGCATGTCCTGCAATTGCTTGTTTGCCTTGTACAGAGTCATCGGTCCGTACCGCCAGGCCATTTTGGCCAGATCTACAACTGTCCAGCTGCTGTCCTCGAAAACGATCTCCTTGCCATCGAAGAAACTCGTTTTGGAATATGGTGGGTCAGGTCTATGTTCCAGTCCTttgatatgaaattttaattatttaaatttttaaattaaaaaaaaatacaaacctAAATGGTTAACAAGCTCAACTACATGCTTATTGCGAGGGTGAATGACGCTTCCGCCAAGCTCGTACTGAAAACCGCTTATTGTGGCCAAGTCCAGGCGGCCTCCaaccttttaaataaaaatgcaggtTGAGAAATTCACTCGAATCAGGTTTAAATTACTTCATCCTCTTCGAAGACATCCACCTGCGGCTGTGGGTCCAAAGTATTGCGTAGGAAGTATGCAGTTCCTGTTCCACCGATGCCGCCTCCAATCACAGCTGAATAAATATGCAATTaaacaactaaaaaatatctacatttttatttcccatgtACCAATTTTATATCCTCTGGCAAAACTGAGAGATTGCAAAAACGCTGTCGAGGAGAGCACTGCTGCGCATAGGAAGGAACGAGAAAACATGATGCGCTCTACGATTTTGTCGGAAAAGATATTTTTGGGCGAATAACACAGCCCTTTCCAGCTCTCAGCAGACAACTGTCAGCCTTCAAGAACGTCTAGTTTGTGCTGTCAGTGCGAAAATGTGACAAGGACACCGATCCCTGTTTATTTGGTCAGTAAGGTCGGCAAATCGACCCTACACCGGATCGCACCGGATAGGCATATCAGTGGGGTAAACATGAGGAGAAGAAGGTTTCTTTAACAAGATATTTAAGAATAAGGCGCAAGAATGctataaatgcaaatataaacaaataaaaataagaatttaagtattttattagttttaaaaccgttaaaacgttaaaaattatcaaagttTGAGATACAATGCTTTTCTCCTTTCCTTTCTACCATTTTACTACCCCCTATTCGCGGCCTTGCTTACTCCTGCACGTGGCAGATGGCTCTGCTGGCAGTTTTGGCGGTAGGTAAATAAGAATGGCGGAATGTTGACATCGTGAGCCGGCTTTTGTGTTCCAAAAAACTTAGATAACCAGTGGAAAATGCGGCTCATCTGCGTGATTGCGGCGTTCATCGTGTTCGGCAGCTCGTCGGACGGCGCCAAGCTGAACAAGCCGCGCGTCCTGCTGCCCCTGTACAGTCAGTTTCCCAACAATTTCACCCTGCAGGTGGACGACGGCGGCTGCTACAAGTGGTACTTACACGGTTTATTTCGCCAATTTGGCCAATACCCTGTTGTAATGGCAGGAACAAGTCCGTTCCTGCTTCAGAAATGACGCGTGGAGTgctttgtttgaaataatttttaaagaaaattctaaataaagaCGCTGCTTCTCTATGCGGggggcatttttatttaaattttcctgtttgAATCCGCAGGAGCACCAAAAACCCAACGACCATCCAGCTGAGCGTGACGGACCCTGTGCCGCCGAGGGGCTGCTCCTCGCAGGCGGTGGTCAGCGCCGTCACGTCTGAGGTCGGCAGACACACGGCCATCATCATAGCAGAGGACATCAACTCAGGCGAGGTTCTGCGGTGCGACGTGATCGTTGACTCCATCGCCTCGCTCAACATCGTCACCACCACCAGGGAGATCTTCATCGAGGAGGCGCCGGAGGTGTTTGAAGTCCAGGCTTACGATGACTTGggtgagaaataattttaaattgccgaAAAATGATCTAGAAGTGGACATGTAACTGacaagatttgaaaaaaaattgatttaggaacaaaatatgaaaataaacaattattttactcaCTTAATTTAGTAGATTAGccttacaattaaaatcagtgGTCAACAACTGTTTTTTCACCACCAGGTGTTTATCTGagacaattttccaatttcaggAAACAAATTCACGACCTTGGAGGGATTTGCCTTCGAGTGGAAGGTGCGGACGGTGTCAAAACGCGTGAAGGACTCGAGTCTGGCGCCCACGGTGATTCGGGTGCTCAAATTTGAAGACTCGCACTACAAGACCCC
This window encodes:
- the LOC135938643 gene encoding prenylcysteine oxidase 1-like, with the translated sequence MFSRSFLCAAVLSSTAFLQSLSFARGYKIAVIGGGIGGTGTAYFLRNTLDPQPQVDVFEEDEVGGRLDLATISGFQYELGGSVIHPRNKHVVELVNHLGLEHRPDPPYSKTSFFDGKEIVFEDSSWTVVDLAKMAWRYGPMTLYKANKQLQDMLGHFDRIYDIQESGGCFTNLSELLSVMSPTFPAMTQASADTIEDLSTEFMREIVGAALRCDYGQYSANATKFVTFVSLAGSEGGLWAIDGGNKRLPYALLAAADAFLIPHKVRKIERSQDERYLLHWEQVSDTYDAVVVAAPFDGTLELPSNMQASVRPMEGIWVTLIEASAVNSSYFGRPVSDVIAVGPAWFNSISRVWPVDGRTPDKPVYKVFSAEKPSRELLESVLVDVGQVEQHHWLAYPHYDWSKNADASFQLGPGLWYNNAIEWAASAMEMSLLGAKNAANCAAKHFGLALKQPIDKDEL